The Yamadazyma tenuis chromosome 2, complete sequence sequence TCTGCTTCACAGAGTCAACCACCCCCTGCTCCAACGAAATCAAATCCTTCTGACCCAACACCGTCAAGGTTTCTTCACAGTTAGTGCTGGCAACTCCAAGCTTGTCATCCGGAATCACCTCTGTAGCTGGCAATTCAAGTTCTGGGAAGTGCTTGCGCACTATCTCCACAATGCGGCCCACAGATACACGGCCATTTCCCAACAAAAACCGGTGTCCTGCCGCTgattcaagttcaaaagcCCTGATATGGCCCTCAGAAACATCTCTAACGTCAGAAAAGTCTCCAAAAAGCATTTTTTCGGCAGAATagtccttcttcaacaccgaAGATATAATCCCCAAAGTGGATACTGGACCCTGTTTTGCAACTTCATCATACGCCTGGGGACCAAACACTAAAGTAGGTGCATATGTGGCCAACAGGAACTGGGGCTTctcattttccaaaaagtccCAGGCAGCTTTTTCGGCGAACTTCTTGGATCCCCAGTACGCAAtatttggctgcaaagaTTGCTCATAGGTGATAGAACTCCACAGTTCTTCAGTGATAACAAGGTCACTTCCACCATAGTGATCGGATGGTGCACAGTGGGCCACGTAGGACGAGGTGATGACCACTCTCTTGACGTGGGGACCATATTTGTGGGCAGCCTTCAAAACGCTCGTGGTACCATTTATGGCAGGAATGAGGGCCTCCTTTTCAGGGTCTTCAATAATAGGAACAAGAGGAGATGCAACATGCACCACAAACTTGATGTCCTGATGTTGCTGGAACACGTCGTCAAAAGCATTGTCGGCAGACAACTCAGgaaccaccacaaacagaaATAGGGggttattgatgatatcggTGTATTGCTGACATTTTTCGTGGGATCTTCCTGAACCTACAACTTTATAGTTTTTGGCAAGTAATTTTTTGACAATATGCAAAGCGATGTAGCTGGTGAAACCAGACACAAATACAACAGTAGACATGGGATGGGAGGTGGATATGgggatttttcaaaaaatgAACGGGGAATGAGAGTGGTATATATAGTGTTGGTGACCGATATCACCGATAGGGGATGGCAAATGCTTCACTTCGGCATCATTTTGGTTCCGGTCCGTACGCCGTATATATGTGTGAGAATGAAACTGGGGTGTAGACGGAGCACAAGAGGTTCCGCATTCCGAGATGGAAATATGGCATATGCAGATTTCACCGAAATGGAAGTCTACTAGACTCATGTAGTAACCCCGAAAGAATGAGGGGTGACAGCAGAAGATTATAATATATTAGCGAGAGAAGGTCTATGGGACACGAACGACATATAAAGCGGTACGTAGGGTAATTGGATAGAGAATGGTGCTATTAGCTAGTGTGATGCATAACAGAATATTGGAGCTAATTTCTGGTTGGTGTGGTTGTGGTTCTCAAGGGTTCTTTCACCAATCTTAGTGTTCACTAGTCTTGTGGTTCTCAAGTGTTCTTTCTGCTCTCAGTATTCTTTCCAGTCTCGTTTCTGCTCTTAGTCTCCTTTCCAGTCTCGTTTCTGCTCTTAGTCTGTCGGTTTCTATCTATGAATCCTAAGCTTCACCCACCTCATCTACATCCTCCTCCTCCCCAAACCGACTAGGCGGAATCAACCGAATACTAATATCCGTCTCCACCTGCAACTCCGCCCACGGGTCGTAGTAGTCCCACACCGCGTCCAAATCATCGTCTGTCTCAAGCCTCCTATTTCCCAAAACTATAGGCGGTTTGGGGTAATTTTCATCCACCACAAATTGATACTTTCCCTCCATCATCAAGTCAAGTCGGTTGCCCTTGTTGATCTCCAGCTCGTCCTTGAGCTGGTTCGTAAGGAGGTTGTTGGCAATGGCTTCATTTTCCTGGCGAATATTGTTGTAGATCTGGGTGAACTTTTCGTGATCGAGCAACCGGGAAATACTactgatttgaagaatggGGCGACTGGCGGCCGCCGGGTGTGGTGGCACCACTGCCGCCTGCACCGTGTCGCTGAACTGGCCCAAATCTTGGGCATTCTGGGACTTTAAGCGGTGAACTGCTTGGGTTACAAACTGCTCCTCAACAAACGCATCGATGGTCATAGGAACATAGTTTTTGGGCCCAAACCACCAGTGCACGGGCTGCCCATTTCTGAGGGCGAGGTCGGTGTAGTACTGGCGTTCCTGCTGCCACGGGTCAAATGGGCTTATGAGTCGAGTTGTTTCCAACCCGCTGTTAAATATCAAGTTGAGTCCAACAAGCCCATAGGTGTACTTTTTGAACGAGAGGCTCCACGACGGCACGCGGCCATTTCGAAGCAAGCGACTGGATCGTAGGGCGAAGGAGCGGGAAATGAGGCCTAATCCAAGGAAAAACTGGGCTGCTGTTAGGGCCTTAAGGGCAGTCCGGTTATCTGGTGGAGGAACTAGAGGACCCCAGAAGTGGAGGCCAAAGCTGGGATTGGTGCCGAAGTTGAGTTTTTCTCGAAGGAATAGCTCCACGGGAGTGGGCTTGCGGGGGTTGCCACCGTTTTGGTCGCCACTTTGGTCGccgttgttgttgtttggCGGAATGTATACTCCCATGGGTGCGTTGCAATTGGCGAGAAAGCGCGAGttgggtgtatgggtcagaagTGATGGTAGAGACATAGAgacaatgatgaagatgcaATGAAGATGCATGAAGATGCAATGGAGATGCAATAAAGATGCAATTAAGATACAATGAAGATACAATGAAGATACAATGAAGATACAATGAAGATGCAATACAGAAGATGCAATGCAGAGAATCCAATAAAAGAGAAAATGGAAggaaaatggtgaaaagTAATTGGGAAATGGTACATAATCAAGGACTGAACCTAAACCTTAACCCAGAACATCTCAGTCAGTTCACTTAACTCATTAGTGTATATTTTATGAATGAATAAATACTGCGTCCATTCATCTAAGCATCTTGTGCGTAcaactcttctttcaagtcaataCCCAACTCTTGTCTGATAtccttcaactcttccaagtaAGCCTCGTACTGCTGCTTGTTTTCAACCTTGTGCTTCAAGGCTTCAAAAGTTCTCACGGCGGTAGGGTAGTCGTTCACTCTTCTACAGGCCAATAAAGCCTTTTCAATCACGGCCGGAGCTGGCACCAAATCGTAGGAAAAAcagttgttcaagattcttTGCACCTCGAACAAATCGTATGCTTCTTCGAACTCCTGCTCGTATCTGGCGGTAAATTCTTCGAAACTTTCTTCGTGGTGGTCATCCGAGTAGTTTCTAACCTGACGAACAGCCACTTGCGAGATCATGAATCTGTTGGCGGGCGTGGCCAAACTGTGTAAGTGGGCTCTTGGAATGGCTCTAACTCTCAAAGCTGAACGGACGGTCGATGCAAACATTGGTGTGATTGAATGGTAAAGTAGGATGTTTAGAAAAATTTTTGTCTGTGAGTTCATTGGATCGTAAGTTTTTGAGGGTGGCGTGCGTGCGGCCACCGAGTTTACCGTTGGCGGTAAAGCAGTCAGGTGGTGTCAGGGGAGAGGTGAGGCGTCAAGAGTGGGGGAATAGAAATAGACAGTGTACGGATATGGGGGTTTGTGTGTCAATTGCAATGGGGTGTAGAAATTGTGGGGGGATTTGGGGGATTCGGATGATACCAGAAACGGCCAATAGAATGTTCGCATTTGGCAATCCACCTGAGACACTttagctgcaaaaaccGAAATGGGGAATCTGCCAAGTTTTGACGCTGGTGGTGTCAGTGAAGTTTCTAGTGCCTCCGCAGTACCGACTTGCGTTTGATAAACTTAAAGTCGTTCACGAGTTCAAAGTCTTTCatggtgtttgtgttgatgCTGACCTCCCTGGAGACGTTACCGAGTCTGACGGTTAGGTTTAGGGTCAGGTCGTcgattttgatcaagtcgtcGTTGGTTTCGCGGATGAACATGTAACCATTTTTGTTGCGTTTGTAGAAGGTGGAGCTGAAAGTTTCGTGGAACTTTTGGATGGAGAGCCGGGGTTGGCGGAGGCGCCTGGCAGGGTGGAGGTTAACGGTCACATGGGGGTGAGAGTTGGGGTGAGAGTTAGAGGAATTGGGTTGGGGGTTAGAGGTAAAATGGGGGCTTGAGCTTCGAGACCGGTGGCAGGTGGGTGGATGGGTCAGAACCTCAGCCCCTGGATGGTCGGTGGGATCGGATTTGGAACGAACGCTCCGGTCGCCAATGGAAAACCGGGCCAAGTCAGTGGTCGGTGGAACCGGCTTGGTGGGTGTTTGGATCGGCTCAGCCATGAGCAACGGTGTCAGTACCGGAATCAACCCGGTGCCAGTAGTAAAATTGGCGAACCGGTCGTCAAAACTACCCAGGGTCCCACGCGCAAACTCATAGCTATAGCTGGGGCTTTCGTGGACCTCGCCAATAAAGTCGGGAATCAGCTTATTGTATGCTCGCGTGAAGCTGGTGTTCCATATGGATGTGTTTGTGTCTGGTGGGTGGAAGTCCAAATCATTAAATACCGGAGTCGAGTGTGAGGAGGACGTGAGTAAAGGGGTAATGGGGGCAGACAAAAATGATGAGAGCACTGGCAGGGAGTTCTGGCGCAGGTGCGGTGGCGggaagaagttggatgTCTTGCGCGAGCTCAATGAgctggtggaggtggagatTGAGTCCAGAGATCGGTCTTCCATGGGAGGTGGGGGGGGGGgtgaatttgaagattcGCACTCGCACTGAAAATAAACGACTTTGTTTATAACATCATTACATAATACACATGAGTACCGAGTACAAGAAGTGGAAAGAGGCCAAAGAAGCCGAGGGCCAAAGTCCCGCGCTCGAAGGGGGTGCTGGAACCACAGAGGTGCCGGTTCCGGTACCGGTACCAGGGGCTACAGTGGCTACACCTGGTGCCCCTGGCGCCCCTGGCACCGACCTTGGACTCCCACAGGTAGGTACCACCGTACCAGGGGTGAGAATGGGCCAGTTCCCGCCATCGCCATTCAACGGCATGTCGCGGTTGCCTATGCCCAGTCTTGCGGGCCTTGGGCCGGCGGTGGTGCCGGCGACAAGTGTCCAAGGCCATGGCCAGTACGAACAGCTCCTTGAGGAGCATCGGTCCAAGACGCTGGTGGGCCAGGACGACAAGACGACGTCGACCTCGTTGCCACTGCGCCCAGTGTCGGGGACCCGGCGGGCGGCACAGAATCGGTCTGCCCAGAAGGCGTTTCGTCAGCGAAAACAGCGATACATCGAGGAATTAGAGGCTACTGCTGAAGAGGTGCAGGGGCTCAAGCGGACgattgaagatttgaagactGAGAACTTGCGGTTGCGAGACTATACGATAGCGCTCCAGGGACGGATTATTGAGTTAGGTTCGGATATGAAGGGCCTGTCTGACAGTGTGTACAATAAGATCATGAGTACCCGGCAGTGAGGACGGATGAGGATGTGATGTTGGATGCCAGGATGCCAGGATGCCAGGATGCCAGGATGCCAGGATGACAGGTGGATGCCAGGATGCCAGATAGATGACAGAATGCCAGGATGTCAGATGGATGCCAGGATTCCAGGTAGATGCCAGGATGCCAGGTAGATGACAGAATGCCAGGATGTCAGATGGATGCCAGGATTCCAGGATGACAGATAGGTGTCAGTGGGTGGAACTGGGTGTCAAAACTTGACAGAATTCCAGGATGTCAGGTGGATTCCAGGATTCCAGGATGACAGATAGGTGTCAGTGGGTGGAACTGGGTGTCAAAGATGTATCAGAATTGTGCGAGAAGATGCCATGAGAGAAGATTGTTGGGCCAAAAGGCCCGGAATTGACGCCAACCTCCCTGAAAACATAGACGGTAAGTCTTTCCAAAATGTTTGAAAAGTAAAAGGCTGCCACCACTGCTTTTGTTCCTATTAAGGCCGAGCCCTCGGCCACCCCAACTACAAAAGCCCATTGTCCTGGACCTATGATCATGGAGTTGACTCTAAGGACCCTTGTAATCGCCGTATTGCCAAATTACAAGTTTGCAGCAAGAGTCAGCGTGGCGCTCGGAAACTGAGCGCGAACTCACGGACTCACAGGGTGGTTCGACCGGTTGATCTGCACTCAGGAATAGCCACACCCCCACCTCCCCCACTGTATCTCTATCTCCCAGCATCTTTACCCGCCTGGCTCTCTGGATCCCGCAGCCACTTCCACGGTGGCAGGTGGAAAAGTCCCGAGTTGCGTTCTGTGGCGCCTGTCATCACATGAATTTTTTCCTCCCTACCCCTTTCGCATTCCTTGGCCTCGCATTTGTCACCCGCCTATGACACTTCCCCCCAACACTTTCATCGATCTCCTTGACAGTCTTTCATCTCCCTGGTATCTTTTAAAGATTGGATCAGCTTGCACCCCACGCCGCTGGTGTGCATATAACCACAAAGAGTGCCAGTTGTTCCTCAACCGGGCTCGTTGCAGGTGCTAGAGCCTCATTAAGCCCCGCCGCATCGGGCAAGCAAACAATAGATGTTCATGAGGCATTATGCGGTGAAATTTTTCTTTTATGTATGCGAATATAAATACTGCAAATGCCGTTTTCTGCCGCTACATGGAAAGTTTTTCAGAGGAGGCCCTCCAACCGGTAGAGCTGTATAATGAGTTTTTGGAGTGGATGGAGCAGCGTGATTATGGTGGTAACCGCGTGGTGGTGTGCACTTCCGGTCTCACGTCTGCGCCTCAACCTCATACGGCGTATCTACCCACACCTTACTCCCGAAGTTATCCTCCAAGTGGCACCCGGTTTATGACCGGGAATCCTGGGAGTTCTAATAGAATTGGTAGTCCAAGTAATAATGGACCTCCTATCAGTGGAGGTGCCAAGTTTTACCTGCTTCAAATAGACCTCCACCTGGCACCGGCTAATGAGGCACACCAAATAGACTGGAAGAAGCAGATCGAGCAGATCGACCTTGAGCACATagatcttgatgatcttgatgGGCTTAtggtggatgatgatgatgaggacGAGGATGAGGTTGCCTGGAGGTTGGATACAGAGGAGTTTCCACACATCGGCTTATTCCCCACCCTCACTCCCAGGGAGGAGATGGAAGATGAACAGGAACAGGAACAGGCGTTCCTAGACTCCCACCAACAAACTCAATCCAATCCAGTGGCCCCCGGGCTCTTCCCCCAAATGGACCTCTCTGATGAATCCCAGTTTTCCAGTCTCGATATGCTCCCCCTCAACCCCAGCTACATTATGCCTTAATTGGTAGAGCCAATCTAAGTAACTGCTACCCCTACGACTAACGACCTGCTGACCGGTTCAGCCTATGTATCTTCATATTCAATCTGATAACCTAAACTATAACCAGTCTTCTGCGAAAAGGCTGCACGGCATTCTGTCGCGGAGGCGGAATTCCCGCATGGCAGATCCCAGGAAGTCAGGGAGTCGACAGTAGAGAACTCTAACGCGCTGACTCATTCCTTCCATGGCACCCCGTTTCTTATATCTACGTGGTGTTCGGCATTCGTACCTCACCTTCAAGGGGCCGGTTCAGGCATGGCGGTCCCGGTGCGACCCGACAATAACCAGCCTCAGTCACATGATCGCAAACACGTGCCACGCCCCCCGTGATGCCATCCTCTTTCGCGACCTCAActcaaatttttcaaccaccaccatgaTCAGAACCTTCACCCGTTTCCTCACCCAGGACCTCAGAGCCGGTAAGGGCGTCTGGACAGACTTCACGTCACGTGCAGAGTCTCTCAAGGCCCAGCTGCCTCACCAGCTCGCTCCCACACCCCCCAACAAAAAGGTGTACCACTCCCCACCCTTGATCAACGAAACTTTCCAACAGGCCTATGAACTTTTACAACAAGAAAGCGCCAACATCTACAAAACCGCCCAAAGTGAATCCGATCCTGCTGTAAAAGACAAGCTCTTGGCGATGGCTGAGGCCAAAAACCCCGAGGTTTTGTACAATATGCACCGTTATCCTCAATCGTTGGATTTGTCTCAACCAGTATATAGAAACTTTGCCCGTAAGCAATGGGAAGGCCACGATttattggtgttgatgcAGAGACTCGAACAGTTGAAGGTCATTCCCGACACAATGCCGACGTTGGTCCCCAAAGTGGATgtgaaaatcaagtttcCTCATAACACCACCTCCGAATTCAGCGGTTGGATCACCCCTGGTGAGATCTTACCAGCGTTTGCTGTGAGCCAGCCACCAGTGATCCAAGTGCAACACTTTGATCACGGCGACGTTCATGCGGTCAGAAAGTACAcggttttggtggtgaatcCCGATGAGCCGGACTTAACCACCAATTCTTTCAGGACCACCTTGAACTACGGTGTGGCCAACATTGGTCTTTCGTTGGAAGACAATACGTTGGATGTGGGTAAGTACTTGGCGGAGCAGTTATCTGTATTCCGTGAATACGAGCCGCTTGTGCCTGAAGTGAATAGCGGAAACTACCAACGAGcctgtttgtggttgtttGCACAAAAGGATAATGCTGATATATCAGTGGACACAAATGCGTTTAACTCGCAGAACTTTGATATTAGGCAGTTCAGCGAGTCGTACGGCTTGGAGGCGGTTGGAGCCCATGTGTGGAGACAGGTGTTTGACCGGCTGGTGAATAGAGTGAGAGAGCAGTACGGGCTCCCTCTGGGCCGTGTGTTCCACCGAGTGAGAAAAGCCCATCCTTTGATTTAGACTTGTAAATAGACAATTACGTTATTCTGTAAAGGTATTAGCCTTCATGTCTCTGGGCAGTGTTCATCCACCAGTTTACAAAATTCAACCGGTCCATAGGTTGCACAGGAAACAGCGTATTACATTTGCTCCACAAGTGCGCACTTTTTACTCATCACCCATGGACCGCTCCATTCTTGTGGAACTCAACACCAGAGCCTGGGCCGGTGACGACGTGCTCGGACTCCTGGCCAAGCTCGACTCATCgctcaagaagaacacGGCCTTCGTCAAGAAAATTAAGTCCAGCATGAACGCAGACCAGGTTTCTGTCGTCACCCGGGACATCGAGCAGTTGAGCTTGTCCAAGTATTTGAGTGAAATAATCAGCGCCGTCTACGACGGAGCCGTCAAGGCCAACAAACTTGTCGACATCGAGGCGTGTGTGGCCATCTTGTCGAAGTTCCACCAGCGCTTCACCGTGAATTTCACTCCACAACTACTTTTGCATATGTTGATAGGACTCTCCAACGAACTCAACGGCGACgacaaaaccaccaaactcGCCCGCCAACggaacttgttgagtttATTGGTGGAATTATCTCTAGTCGGAATCGCCAGAACCATCCGTGATGTCGAGAAACTGCTGTTGCCAGAACcaattttgaagagattcaacaccaaagagAACCTGTCTCAGCTGATTCTTGTGGTTATGCTCAAGGTCTTATTGCTGTACGAGATAAACAGCGGCgagttcttggtggtagCGGCCAAGGTGTTCAAGAGATATTTCGGGCTCATGAAGGAGTATTTACCAGAGGAGGCAGAAGTTCTCGATGGCATTATTAGGGGCTACACCAAatacaacttgaagattttaCAGGACTTGAACATGCAGTTGAACGCCACGATCCGtgacttcaacaagctgTCATTGAAGTACGGGCGGTTGTTTGATGATAGAACGGACGAGTTGGAGGTGTTAAGGGCTAAACACGAGATGTTTTACACAAAGCTCCAGACTTTGTGTGAAACCATCGACCAGGAGTTTCCCGAGCTCACGGTGGATGAAGTGGCGACGGAGAACTTTGATCTGCACAAAACCATTGCGTTTGTGGCAGAAGACTCTCAGGAAGAGTCTCAAGGCATCTGGAGTTCCTTACAGGAGCAGAAGTTCTACACGCAGATTCCATCTTTGGACGAGCTCAACCAAGACAGGTACAACAAGACTCGCCGGAAGTACGTGAAGTTGACGGATGGTGAAAAGGTGACGCAGTTTCTAGCAGATTTCGAGTCCATCGATTCAGAAGACGATATGGAGACGTTGATTTTGGTCTTCAACcggttgaacttgaacaacaaggCCACCCACAACCGTCTCTTTCGGTACTTCACCGAGTCAGAATTCTCGACCACCTACAAATATGCCACGAAGTTTCTCAAGATCAACCAAGACAACTTGCAGGTGTTGGTGCAAGATACCAGAGACTTTTTGGACTCCAAACTCCGGTCTCAGCTTTCTTCCGCCAAATTGAGTTTCAAGCACATATACTTCTACGTGGAGTTCAttaagttcaagttgatcccACCGTTCCAGattttccacaaactcaaggCTTTATCATCTCAGATCCAGTCTTCAAACAACCTCGATATCTTGACGGTGATCTACGACACTTGTGGACGGTTTCTCATGTATGATCTGGACTACCGAGACCAGATGGTGCAAATGGTGACTCTTCTTAAGCAACACCGTAAGCTGTCTGCCTTGACAGTGAATACCAAAATGGCCATATCCAACCTACTTTTGATCATCGAAGCTcccaaagagaaacaaAAGCCAAAGGAAGTGGTACAAAAGTATACAGTTGAACAGGCATTTTTGATCCGGCTTCTTCGTGCGGATCTCAGCCCGTCCACCCTCAAGCCCATCACCGAATTGGTGCTTAAATACCCCGTTAGTAATCCTCAGTACAACGGCTTGATGATTCAGCTCTTCACTGAAATCGAGTTCATCAACTATGATACGATTCACCTGCTCATTAGAGTGTTGAAGGCCTTGAGAGCGAGGGACAAAGACATTGTGGTGAGAGTGGTGGACCAGCTCGTGGAAAACGTATATAGAGGCATTGAACTCAACGACTACAGGATGAATAAGGAGAGATTGGTGCATATGAGACTATTGGCCGAGATGTGTAATCTCAACctcatcaccttcaacttgatcataAAGTTGTGCTTCAAGATTCTTTGCATCGGGCATCCCAACAACCAGCCGCTTCCCATGAACTACCAGGCGGAATTGGATATGCCCAACAATTACTTCAAGATCCAGATGATCTGTTTGTTATTCACCCATTTAGATCTAGTTGTTCGGCCGGCCAAAggatcaaagaaatctACTGAAGCATTATCAGCTGCCAACGAGGAGCGGAAGCGTACGTTCCAACCGTTTGTAGTGTTTTTCCAGTACTATGTTTTCTGCAAAAATCCGTTGCCGTTGGAGGATCAGTTTAAGGTGGATCGTTTCTATGAGACTTACAGTCAGGTTTTCGACTTCAAGAGGTTTGACACGATTACCGACTGCTTGCTCGAACTTAAGTCTATCATGGCAGCCaagcagaagaaagaagtaGATGAAAACGAAGAGAAAGCCAACGGGATGGACTTGGGAGTCACTCAGAACGAGCATGAAGATATGGATGTGATTGAGGACgacgaagagtttgaagaatcGGACGACTCGAGTGAAAGTGGCTCGGATGACGAGGACGACTCCAtaattggtgaagatgacgaggaTTTGGATATTTCAAGTAGTGATGAAAGTGTGATAAGCTCCAGACTGAAGGACGAGTTCACTGAAACcgaacttgatgaacatCCACAGTCGGATCCTGAAGCCAAATTCCAAGAGACGTTGGCGgaagagttcaagaagctcaCAATGGAAGCGTATTCTGAGACCCCAGTGACTCGAACTTTGAATATGAACATTGGAAATGTGCCCAAACTCCAGAACAAGGAGAAATTTAGTCTACTTTTCAAAAAGGGAAAGACGGTGGGTGCCAGGGAGATAAGGTTGAATGATGAAAGTATTCGGTTAAAGatccagaaacagaagGAACAACAGGAAATGTATAATAAAAGGATCATGAACTTGGTGTCCAAAATGGAAGACTAGGAATGTGATTGCAGCGATAACTGCTTTCGGCGAATTAAAGAGATTGTGGGACTGGGATGATAATTATTACAAGATTTATAGGAGGTATAGTGATTGTAaatttcaacatcaactaAAATTTCCTGGCTATGAGTCAATGGTCTAAACTAAACTAATGCACACAGGTGTCACAACACCTTGACTAAAACTACAGTGATGTCGTCCTCTTTCCCTCCCAAATATTTCTGCCCCGTCAATCGTGATAACTCTTGTGCAAAGGCACTGGGGAAGTTGGGGTTTTTTGACACACTCACCACCTCTTTCACAAAACTCTTGGTTATATCCTCCTGACTCAAACCGGACTCAAACCGgtctttca is a genomic window containing:
- a CDS encoding NADPH-dependent methylglyoxal reductase Gre2 (EggNog:ENOG50KOG1502; COG:G,M), with product MSTVVFVSGFTSYIALHIVKKLLAKNYKVVGSGRSHEKCQQYTDIINNPLFSFVVVPELSADNAFDDVFQQHQDIKFVVHVASPLVPIIEDPEKEALIPAINGTTSVLKAAHKYGPHVKRVVITSSYVAHCAPSDHYGGSDLVITEESWSSITYEQSLQPNIAYWGSKKFAEKAAWDFLENEKPQFSLATYAPTLVFGPQAYDEVAKQGPVSTLGIISSVLKKDYSAEKMLFGDFSDVRDVSEGHIRAFELESAAGHRFLLGNGRVSVGRIVEIVRKHFPELELPATEVIPDDKLGVASTNCEETLTVLGQKDLISLEQGVVDSVKQMLDVGVY
- the MGR1 gene encoding mitochondrial inner membrane i-AAA protease complex subunit (COG:C; EggNog:ENOG503NUQ4); translation: MGVYIPPNNNNGDQSGDQNGGNPRKPTPVELFLREKLNFGTNPSFGLHFWGPLVPPPDNRTALKALTAAQFFLGLGLISRSFALRSSRLLRNGRVPSWSLSFKKYTYGLVGLNLIFNSGLETTRLISPFDPWQQERQYYTDLALRNGQPVHWWFGPKNYVPMTIDAFVEEQFVTQAVHRLKSQNAQDLGQFSDTVQAAVVPPHPAAASRPILQISSISRLLDHEKFTQIYNNIRQENEAIANNLLTNQLKDESEINKGNRLDLMMEGKYQFVVDENYPKPPIVLGNRRLETDDDLDAVWDYYDPWAELQVETDISIRLIPPSRFGEEEDVDEVGEA
- the COX6 gene encoding Cytochrome c oxidase subunit 6 (EggNog:ENOG503P3UI; COG:C; BUSCO:EOG0926522L), whose protein sequence is MFASTVRSALRVRAIPRAHLHSLATPANRFMISQVAVRQVRNYSDDHHEESFEEFTARYEQEFEEAYDLFEVQRILNNCFSYDLVPAPAVIEKALLACRRVNDYPTAVRTFEALKHKVENKQQYEAYLEELKDIRQELGIDLKEELYAQDA
- a CDS encoding uncharacterized protein (EggNog:ENOG503P5H4; COG:K), coding for MSTEYKKWKEAKEAEGQSPALEGGAGTTEVPVPVPVPGATVATPGAPGAPGTDLGLPQVGTTVPGVRMGQFPPSPFNGMSRLPMPSLAGLGPAVVPATSVQGHGQYEQLLEEHRSKTSVGQDDKTTSTSLPSRPVSGTRRAAQNRSAQKAFRQRKQRYIEELEATAEEVQGLKRTIEDLKTENLRLRDYTIALQGRIIELGSDMKGSSDSVYNKIMSTRQ
- the MRPL35 gene encoding mitochondrial 54S ribosomal protein mL38 (COG:S; EggNog:ENOG503NXRG; BUSCO:EOG09262U7S); protein product: MIRTFTRFLTQDLRAGKGVWTDFTSRAESLKAQSPHQLAPTPPNKKVYHSPPLINETFQQAYELLQQESANIYKTAQSESDPAVKDKLLAMAEAKNPEVLYNMHRYPQSLDLSQPVYRNFARKQWEGHDLLVLMQRLEQLKVIPDTMPTLVPKVDVKIKFPHNTTSEFSGWITPGEILPAFAVSQPPVIQVQHFDHGDVHAVRKYTVLVVNPDEPDLTTNSFRTTLNYGVANIGLSLEDNTLDVGKYLAEQLSVFREYEPLVPEVNSGNYQRACLWLFAQKDNADISVDTNAFNSQNFDIRQFSESYGLEAVGAHVWRQVFDRSVNRVREQYGLPSGRVFHRVRKAHPLI
- a CDS encoding uncharacterized protein (BUSCO:EOG09260BZ0), whose product is MDRSILVELNTRAWAGDDVLGLSAKLDSSLKKNTAFVKKIKSSMNADQVSVVTRDIEQLSLSKYLSEIISAVYDGAVKANKLVDIEACVAILSKFHQRFTVNFTPQLLLHMLIGLSNELNGDDKTTKLARQRNLLSLLVELSLVGIARTIRDVEKSSLPEPILKRFNTKENSSQSILVVMLKVLLSYEINSGEFLVVAAKVFKRYFGLMKEYLPEEAEVLDGIIRGYTKYNLKILQDLNMQLNATIRDFNKSSLKYGRLFDDRTDELEVLRAKHEMFYTKLQTLCETIDQEFPELTVDEVATENFDSHKTIAFVAEDSQEESQGIWSSLQEQKFYTQIPSLDELNQDRYNKTRRKYVKLTDGEKVTQFLADFESIDSEDDMETLILVFNRLNLNNKATHNRLFRYFTESEFSTTYKYATKFLKINQDNLQVLVQDTRDFLDSKLRSQLSSAKLSFKHIYFYVEFIKFKLIPPFQIFHKLKALSSQIQSSNNLDILTVIYDTCGRFLMYDSDYRDQMVQMVTLLKQHRKSSALTVNTKMAISNLLLIIEAPKEKQKPKEVVQKYTVEQAFLIRLLRADLSPSTLKPITELVLKYPVSNPQYNGLMIQLFTEIEFINYDTIHSLIRVLKALRARDKDIVVRVVDQLVENVYRGIELNDYRMNKERLVHMRLLAEMCNLNLITFNLIIKLCFKILCIGHPNNQPLPMNYQAELDMPNNYFKIQMICLLFTHLDLVVRPAKGSKKSTEALSAANEERKRTFQPFVVFFQYYVFCKNPLPLEDQFKVDRFYETYSQVFDFKRFDTITDCLLELKSIMAAKQKKEVDENEEKANGMDLGVTQNEHEDMDVIEDDEEFEESDDSSESGSDDEDDSIIGEDDEDLDISSSDESVISSRSKDEFTETELDEHPQSDPEAKFQETLAEEFKKLTMEAYSETPVTRTLNMNIGNVPKLQNKEKFSLLFKKGKTVGAREIRLNDESIRLKIQKQKEQQEMYNKRIMNLVSKMED